The Brassica oleracea var. oleracea cultivar TO1000 chromosome C7, BOL, whole genome shotgun sequence sequence ATGAAAGCTTGCAGTAGCCGTGTTCCCCGGTTGAGTTTGGTTGTTTCCGTCTGGCTTCTCGCTGTTGGTTTTTCTTAAGCCACGTGTCCACCACAGTTGTTCTCGTTGATTGTTTGTTTGGGTTTATACTATCAGCGAGTATCATGTTCGTTCTCCGTGAAGCGGCGTCGTTTAGGGATTACTTTAGGCATTTGAGAGTTTCATTGTATGATGTGGTTGGGATGGAGTGTCCGTTGTTTCGTTTGGTTGAGAATGCCTTTAGTGTAAGTTTCATTGTTTCATAAAATCCGGTTAATTAAAAAATATTTTTGTGAACTTATTTTCTTAAAATCTTTTATGATGTGCATAATTTGCAGGTTCTGGCAAGCAATATGTTATTCATTGGTGCTGTCATCTTTGTGCCCTTCACACTAGGATGGGTTATATTGTACTATTTTGGAGATACTGGTCTATCGTTGAGAAATATAGCTCTGAGTCTGAACAATGTGCTGACTGCTGCTGTCTCGAATTTGATTAACAAGGGCGGCCAAGAGAATGGTCTGCTTGGTCAGAAATGGTGAAAGTGAAAGTCAATGGAAGTGAATTGAGTGGAGCAATCAATACACTATTTGTTGCTGCTGGTCTCTCATCAACGCTATATGATGTCACAACTTTGACTGTTGGGTACATGTTCATTGTCTTTCTGGTGTTAATTTACCTTGGAATCACTGCGCTGATTCGATATTTCAAGGATGAGCCATTGACCCTTGGGGGAATTTGTAGGATAGTAGAAACTGTATCACCTCTCCTTAGTCAGTTCTTGGTAGTAATGAGACTTGCCTCTTTTGTGGTTGTCATGTTTGGCGTCTTCCCCCTGATGTGCGGGTGGTTGCTAGATGTTTGCACGGTTACAATGTTTGGTCAAACAATGTCCTACAGACTACAGTTTTTATCAGTTTCTCCACTGGCGAGCTCACTTGTTCATTGGGTTGTTGGAGCCGTGTACGACTGGTATTCATTAATATTCGAGAACCTTCTTCGAGAGGTACCGTGTTCCCCCCTGCTCATAATTTTGTTTTTTTTTTCCCTCTGCTACTATCTAATCATTGTTCCCCACTTTTGTGCTAATTGCAGGTTATTCGCCCTGAAGTTTTGTATTTCCTTTATGGTCCGGAAGATGATGAGGAGGAGACAATCCGTTATTTGGTTCATGATCCAGTACACAAGATTGCTCGGGATGGTTTCTTATCTGGTGCACAGTACGGGAGTTGGATTGTCTTGTTGGTGTTTTTACCAGTTAAACTTGCGATATGGATGGCTCCTTCAGTCTTCCCTCTCGACATATCGTAAGAAACACTGTCTTACATTTTGTTGTTTTTCGGAGATTCTGTGTTTATGTCTTTCCTAACTTGTGCATCTACACAGTGTATCGGACCCTTACACCGAGGTTCCTGCCGGCATTCTCCTGCTTACAATATGCACACCATTTATCATCGAGCATTTTAGTATCCAGACCACAGTTGTGTCCCTTCTACGCTGCTGGTTCACATGCGTCGGTTGGGCCCTTGGTTTGACTGACTTTCTCTTGCTAAAACCAGAGGACAACCGAAATGATGAACCAGGAAGGCAGAACATAGAACAAGTGTTGCATGTCGTTGAGCCTGACATGGCCATGGCTGCTCATCCAGCCCCTGATGACCCAAAAAGAAGTCTCCTCCAAGAGTAGGTTCTTTAGAAATAACCTTATAGCTCGTTCTAATGCTTGAAGAATTGTTTGGTGTATAGAGTTGACTATTGCATCAATATTTCCATTAGACCTTACCATGAAATGAAGCTAATTTGTTTTAGCAGGTACAACTTGCAGCTCCGGATAACCCTTCTTCTACTTGTTGCATCGGTTACTCTTCTTCTGGTCCATTCTACATTGATAGTTGCACCAGTTTCTCTTGGTCGTACTCTGTTTAACGCCATCCCAGTTCTCCCAATAACGCATGGAATCAAATGCAATGGTAAATATGATCGTCTGCTTCATTCTTTCAAACATATACAAAATTTTAACAGAATCTTCTCCTAAATTTTGTAGATTTGTATGCTTTCTTCATTGGCACGTATGTCTTTTGGACTACCATATCTGGTGCCAGGTATGCTGTCAAGCATGTCAAGTCAGAGAGGACTTCAGTCTTGCTTAACCAAATATGGAAATGGTGTGGGATTGTCATCAAGAGCTCTGTGCTTTTAGGCATATGGGTAAAGTGGTTTGTATACTGGTTGTTTTCTTATCAGATTTTTGAGACACTCCAAACTCATTTGACTCTTGATTCTTACTGAGCAGGTTCTTATCATTCCGGTACTAATCGGACTTCTGTTTGAGCTTTTGGTGATTTTCCCAATGAGAGTCCCGGTAGATGAAAGCCCTGTCTTTCTCCTGTATCAAGACTGGGCTCTTGGCCTCTTCATTTTGCAGATCTGGACTAGACTGGTAAGTAAGTTCCCCCCCACGGCCTTAAAAAATATATATCTTGTCACTGAAAGATAACAACAATGGATATGTAATGCTTCAGATGGTGGATGATAGCTGGAGAGCAAAGTTTGAGAGAGTAAAAGAAGACGGCTTCAAGGGTTATGGGTACTGAGAGAAATTGTACTCTCGGTCGTGATGAAACTGCTAACAGCATTATGCGTGCCTTATGTCCTGGCGAGAGGAGTGTTCCCAATGCTCGGATGTCCGCTAGTTGTGAACTCAGCGGTCTACAGATTCGCTTGGATAGGTTGTCTCTCGGCGAGCCTCTTGTGCTTCTGTGCAAAAAGATGCCAAGTCTGGTTTAGAAACCTTCACAACTCGATCCGTGATGATCGTTATATCATTGGTCAGAGACTCCATAACTCTGGGGAGGAAGCTGCTGCTTTGGCTATAAAGAAAAATCAAAGCAGTGAAGTTGCAGGAGATGGTGGACTTAGACGTTCAATCTAACAAGAAGAAAGAAGATTATGTGAAGGATAAGCCAATATAAAAATGTGTTAGTGTCCCTAGCAGTTCCAATAGAACACCGTTGTATATATCTAATTAAATATAGTTTTAACAAGTCAAATCTTATTATATCGGTATATGTTATATCACTGATGACGGGTTATTAATGTTCACGGAAAGATAAAACATCGTATCATTAAGTCCCATGCTGGTACCCTCTTTGCCCCTTTGACTGTCAATGCTGCTTCTGGTCTTCTTTTTCCTTCTTTCTGAAACCAATTTTGAAGCTATATTGTACAGTGAAAAGTGGATCAATTCAGATGAATAATCTTAGTTTAACACAGATTGATTGGCTCTAGCCTCCAGTAGACAGGATCTTTACAGAGGTTGTGATGATTGGATCTCTTGTTTGGTTCAAGTCTTTGTCATTGCTTTGTGGTGTGTAACATCAGGATTCTTGTTTTTCCAGCACATTACAACGTTTAGTCTAAATTTTGGTGCGTGAATGTGACAAGTAGATGACATTCATGGTTTGAAGTTTATATTAAAGAGTGTGAGATAGGACTATTCTCAAGTTCCTCAGTAGATATTACATCTGATTTCAACGATCACGACATAAAAATCAAACAACAATTAAAGCCAAAAGAGCGTTCAGATTTGGGTTTCTTCTTGGACTTTGTTATTTGAAAGTTTGGACAAAAAAAAAAAAAAGGGGGGGAAAAAATCACCCAAACCAAAAGNNNNNNNNNNNNNNNNNNNNNNNNNNNNNNNNNNNNNNNNNNNNNNNNNNNNNNNNNNNNNNNNNNNNNNNNNNNNNNNNNNNNNNNNNNNNNNNNNNNNNNNNNNNNNNNNNNNNNNNNNNNNNNNNNNNNNNNNNNNNNNNAAAAAAAAAAAAAAGGTGGGGAAAAAATCACCCAAACCAAAAGTGAAGAACCAAAACACCGACCAGTCGAGTCGACCATGTATGAAACATGTGGGATGTGTCCCCACCAATCACAAACTTGTCTACTTTTTTTTTTACCACCCAATCAAAACAACGCTTCTCTTTCTTCTCCCCTTTTCTCAAGTTTCAACCTTTATTTCTCTCACAACAACAAGTAAATTGTTTTTATTTTGCGTTGGGATTCGTGAGAAAACAGAGGAGGATAAGCTAATCAATGGGTTCGATCTCTCTGTCAAATTCTCTGCCCATACCGCGACTTCCACTACATACATCATCACTCAATCCATGCCTTCCTTCCTCCTTCTCTCTTCCTCCTCGTCGCTCCACTTTTTCACCGCGAATCTCCGCCTCTGCTGTCTTCGCAGCTCCTTCCGGCGTTAATAACTCTGTCCCGGTGAGTGCTTATTATTCACCCTTTTCATTTTAAAAATTGAAACTTTGGTTGCTTGGTTGGTTGATCATGTGAGATTTGGTTTCAGGGTAAAAACGGGGGTTACACAGTTGGTGATTTCATGACAGGGAAACAGCATCTTCATGTTGTTAAGCCCTCTACGTCGGTTGATGATGGTAAGTTATTACGCTAAAGATGAAAACAATCCTTCCTTGTAAGTCTCTGTAATCTGTTTTTTTTTTGTTTTTTTGCATTTGAACAGCATTGGAACTTCTGGTTGAGAAGAAGGTCACGGGCTTGCCTGTAATTGATGATGATTGGAGTCTGGTATAGCCTTTTCTCTCTTTTCTCGTTGTGTTGTGTAGGAAGCTCGTGATTAGCCATAGTCATTTTACATAATTTAATATGCTTTTTATCTGTATGAGATCTTTCTTATTCCTCTGCTCTAATCTTCCCCTCTAGGTTGGCGTTGTTTCTGATTACGACTTACTTGCACTCGACTCTATTTCTGGTAAGTGGTATTGTATAAATGTGTTTTTGAACCTTCTGCTGGTTCTCTTTTGTGTGATGCATCACCAAAGTTTATTGTTTTGGTATCATTTTAGCAGATTTTAATCAGTTAGTTAGTAGATATGACTCGTAATTCATTTTGTATGATCTCAATTCTAGACTATAGGTGGATCTTCTTAGTATTGTTGGCACATAGTTTAGTTTTCTTGCTTAGTTCTGTTTATGGGTTTTGTGTGGTAAAGCAAACTTAACCTCTTGTCTTTTCGGAATATTATAGGCCGGAGCAGCCAAAATGATACAAACATGTTCCCTAACGTGGACAGTTCATGGAAAGTACGTTTTTATTTATCCACTTTTTTGCTATTTATATCAGGACATTTGTTTGTCACCGTTTGATGAAACTCTCCTGGAACTTATATGATATTTGGACTTGTGTTTTTGTTACCAGACATTTAACGAACTTCAGAAGCTGATAAGCAAGACACATGGGAAAGTGGTTGGAGATTTGATGACGCCTTCTCCTCTGGTTGTCCGTGGCTCTACCAATTTAGAAGATGCTGCCAGGTACCATTCTCCTCCCTGGAGACTATGAGCTCAGCTTATTTTTTAAGAAAATCTCTAACCACTTGTTACCTCCAGGTTGCTACTGGAAACAAAGTTCAGAAGATTACCAGTCGTGGATTCAGATGGAAAACTGGTGAGAGAATCTCAAACTCACAATCTCTTCTTCTTCTTCTTTTTGTTCCTTTTAATTTGATATTCATCTGATCTGATCTTGGTCCTTTTTGTTTGTGTCGCAACAAAGATTGGGATCCTAACAAGGGGGAACGTTGTAAGGGCTGCACTGCAGATCAAGCGGGAAACCGAGAACTCAACCTAGCCAAGCAGCTATGGAGCAGAGCTCTTGAACCTGCTATATAGTTAATAGCAAATATGTTGATTCGATTGATTAAGTATTATATATAAAATGTAACCATTCCCTCACCTCCACAAGCAAATTCTTTAGGAGTAACATTTCTCAGCCTCAGAATTTTTAAGACGATTGGTATCTCATACATATTTTATTATATTATTCGTGTCTCTCGATCGCAAGTCTACTCTTTAATAATCTTATAATCAACAAAACACAACGACCAAACAGAATTTGAACTCTACTTTCATATGTTATGCTCAGGAGAAGTAGCAATGGTGTTCGTGTGTTTTCGACCTCCTTACCTACGTTAGACCGTCTCTACAACATGCTGCTACAAGCGACTCACTCAAACATGGATAGTTAGTTCATGACCATGTTACTAATTCTATGTTTTGCTACGAACTCGTTACGATAAGATACTAAGTCACTGTTCCTCTTTATGAACAACATTCTCCTCAATATACACTCTCTTCGATATGTATGCTAAGTGCTGAAGCTTGGAAGAGGCTCGCAGAAGTTTCCAACCAAATGCCTCGAACACTCTCCTCAATATACACGTCGGTAGCTTTCTTCGTGACCTGTCTGTACACACGTTATGGTCTTATATGGGATGATGCAGAGTTGGTCTTTGAAGCGCTTGTGGCTTTCGCAAGAAACACATCGGTATTTAATAACGAAATAATATTATTTTCTTAAACGCGTAATTAATACTATATTTATGTAAAGTCAAAGTTACGATGATGACCTTACGAAACGCGTGTTTGGCTCTTTGAAAGCAACTTCTGGGAAAGTCTGATTATTTAAATATTAAAGATATTTAAATCGTCACGGACCTCCTCTGGATTCAGCTCATCCTCATCGTCATTTCGTAAGCAACCGAAGCTTCTTCAATCCAATTCATGTCGACCATGGCGGGAATTCAAGGCCAGATCCTCGAGGTCACTGGTTAGTAGTGCCCTTCTCTTCCCCTGATTCGATTCTCAGCAAAGTTTAATTTTGTTTTTTTTTTTTCAGTGGTTGGGTGTCAGAAATTGAAGGATACAGAATGGTTCTCAAGGCAAGATCCATACGTTGTCCTCGAGTACAGCGGCACTAGGCACCGTACCCGAACCTGCACAGGTTCGGATCCGAACCAAATTTTAGTATCTCTCAAAGTTGCTTTTGATTTGATTGGTTGTGGGTTTCAGATGGTGGGAAGAACGCAGTGTTTCAAGAGAAGTTTATGTTCACTTTGCTTGAAGGACTTAGGGATCTTAAGGTTGCTGTCTGGAATAGTAACACTCTCTCCACTGATGACTTCATTGGCAATGCTACGTATGTTGATTTCTCTCATGTCTGCTTTCTGTTTGTGATAGTCGATTTGGAATTGAGTCTTTTTGGTCTGTTATTTTGTTTGTTGTGATTAGGATTCAGTTGCAGAAGGTTCTTTCTCAGGGATACGACGACTGTACCTGGACTCTTCAGACCAAAACTGGCAGGTAACTACATTGGCTTCACTAGTTTTGGGGACTTTTGCTTTGAGTATCATGGTTTGTTCGTTATCAAAGACACTCTTTTTATATATTTCTGTAGCTGCACAGTGCTTGAATATATATAGTTTCCTTGGTTACTGCAGTCGTGAGTCATGTGCTTTCTACTGAAGTGGAATGATTAGTTCATGCTATTTATTTAAATTCTTGACATGGAAGCATGGTTTTGTTCACTGATAAGACTGTTTTTATGTGGAGTTTCTTGTCATCTTTGCTTTTAGTAGAAATGCAAGATTTATTTTTATTTCAGCAAAATTGCACTTGTTTGTTTTGTTTGTGCGTTTCCTTCCTAGTGTAATGTGATGAGATATAGAACTGAACCTACTGAGATATATCTCTTGTTAAGTTGCCTAATAATTACCAGTGAGGTCTCATTTAAACGCTGTAATGTCAATTAGAATCATAGAATTTTAACCATGGCGGATATGTATGACTCTGTGATTGACTGGAACTTTCGTTATCTTATATTCCCTAAAGTCAGTTACAACAACCTGCAAAGATTTTGGTTGCTTGTTCTCAGTGTTTTCTCCTTGTAATTATTTGATTATAAATTCTTCTAAAAATGCATTACCTTTGTCTTGCAGATTTGCGGGAGAAGTAAGACTTATACTGCATTATGCAGGCGCAAAGGTAAAGCCAAGACTTCATTAGCAACACTGAGTTACTTCTTTCATTTATTGACAAAACGGGGCTATAAAGACAAAATCTGTTTCTTGTATGCAGAAACAAAATTACGGGTCTGCGCCATCAGCACCACCGTATGCCCCTCAAGTACCTCAATACTCAGCACCGCCTGCTCCATCTCCATATTCATCACCACCCTACTCTGGACCATCTCCGTACCCACAAGGACAATACTCTCAGCCGCAATCGGCATACCCACCAGCTTCAGCTTATCCTCCTCCTCCCTCAACTGCTTATCCTCCAGGTCCTTCAGCTTACCCTCCCGGTCCTTCCGCTTACCCTCCAGGTCCTTCAGCTTACCCTCCTCCTCCTCCATATCCTCCTCAACCATCACCGTATTACCCACAAGGTACGTTAATACTCTTTTTTTTCTTCTGATCTAAGGTTTGCTTGTTTGTTCTTGCTCAGTGGTAGTTGATATTGTATTCTTCTTCTTCTTCAGGTCCATATCCAGGACAATACCCTCCGCCTACGTACTAAAGCTGCGGCGTTTAGAATTGACAGGAAAGTGGTTATGATGCATAGATCATAATACTAGTGATATGCTATTCCTAGAACTTTGTGACGATTTTTTTGTTCTTTCTTTTATCTTCCCTGTGCTTTTGTTGGTCTTTGCGAAATGTAGCTTAATGGTTAGTTTTTTGCGATGGTCAGTGAGACTCATTGGGGAAGTTTGGATATGTTCATATTAAGCCAGCTTGCAGATTATGTTGCAGAATAATCGAATTATTACCTTTAAAAAAGACCTTATATTGTGGTGTGTATGTGTGGTTCATCGATCATCTTTAGTCACAATTTCTTAAGAGCTGGTTTCTGTTCTGTCTTTTTTTCTTTTGTTCAACCTGTTCTGTCTTTTAACTCTTAAGATTTGGAACTATTCGTGTTCACAGCAGCTAATCATCGAAGTGCTCAGTGATTAGTATATAATATATTTTGTCAATGTATATCCAGCTCGATGTTTTAAAGTCTTTAACAAAACATTGTTGACAATCGGTAATAAAGTTGTAGAATCTAAGTATATTAGCCGACAGATTCAACTACACTTTGGTTTCTCGATCTCTGCTCCACTGAGCAAAAGTGGGTAAAGACTAAAGAGGGAAACAGACGTATAAGAGCATGATCAACCCATATACTCATATGGGTTTCTAAATAAGAAACTCATTAAGAAACGTTTAAAATTTTGGGCCTCCAATGGAAGTCTCTTATTTAGAGGTTCTTATTTTTAAAAAAATTAAAAATTTTTATAAATGAAATTTTTATTTATTAATTAAATTACATTTAAAACATAGAACTTTAAAAAAAAACATACAAACAAAGATTACTACGTTAAACGAGAATATAAAAAAAAAAAAATTGAAGCTCAGTTGTTGTCTTCATCAAGTCCAAATTTACGCCATATGTGTTCAACCAAATCCGCTTTCAGTTGCTGATGCATTTGTCTATCCCGAATTCTAGTTCGAACACCCATCATATTGGCGATATTTGTAGGGATATCTGTAGAATACGTGAGATCGACATGTGAACTTCCGGTGTCTTCTCCTTGTTGGAACTCTGAAACATCAAATAGAGTATAGCCATCTCGTTCGTCTTCTACTATCATATTGTGGAGTATGATACAAGCTCTCATAATCTTTCCAATTTTGACTTTATCCCAAAAAAGTGCCGGATTTTTAACTATGGCGAAGCGAGCTTGCAAGACTCCAAAAGCGCGCTCGACATCTTTGCGGACAGCTTCTTGACGTTGAGCAAATAAAACCGCTTTCGGTCCTTGTGGCATCGGAATAGATTGGATAAAAGTTGCCCATTTCGGATAAATACCATCGGTGAGATAATAAGCCAAATTATACTCTCTTCCACTGACATAGTAAGTGACTTGCGGAGCTTGACCATTTATTATGTCATCAAAAACAGGTGAGCGATCAAGAACATTGATATCATTTAAAGTACCTGGAGGTCCAAAAAACGCATGCCATATCCAGAGATCATACGAAGCAACCGCCTCTAAAACAATTGTTGGTTTACCCGAACCACGAGAATATTGCCCTTTCCAAGCGGTGGGACAATTCTTCCACTCCCAATGCATACAATCGATGCTTCCTATCATCCCGGGGAATCCACGATGCTCTCCAATATCAAGTAGACGTTGAAGATCAGCCGGTGTTGGTCTTCTTAGGTACTCATCGCCGAACAAATTAATTATTCCTTCCACAAAATGCTCCAAACAAGACCGAGCTGTAGTTTCACCGAGCCGGAGGTATTCGTCGACCGTATCAGCCGCACTACCGTATGCCAAGAGACGAATGGCTGCTGAACACTTTTGGAGTGGTGAGAGACTAAGCCTTCCAAGACTATCTTTCTTTTGGCGAAAGAAGTGAACTTCGTTGGAGAGTCGGTCAACAATGTGCATGAACAATGGCTTGTTCATTCTAAAACGTCGTCGGAATAGATTTTGAGGATATGTAGGAGTGTCACAGAAATAATCATTCCATAACCTTAAATCGTCTTCTTCACGATTTATTTCGATATAAACGCGTTTCTTCCTTTTTTTCCTTTCTTCTTCTTGATTAACAATGGTAAAATTCTCGAAAGTTTGATCGAAATATTGATCGAAAGTTTGATCAAAATATTCATCACAAGTATCATCATCTGATCCCTCAAAAGGGTAATGAGAACCAGATGCCATTGACTTGTATAAAACGTAAAATTTTATGTAGAAATTTTGTGTTTAAAAAAGGTGAAAAAAATAAAGAGAAGGAGATAAGATGAGAGTAGTTATAAAAAAGACTTGTGATCACAATTATATAGGATCACCAAGAGGCAGTGATCAATATTGTTTACGGGAGCTTGAGAAGTGAAGAAGACAACTAGAGAAGGGAAGAAGGGATGATGAGATAACAAAGAGAAAGTGATGACAATTATATAGAGAAGGTGACTTATAAAATTTAGTGACATACATCCTTGTAATTACTACAATCCCGTGACTACTACAATACAAAAATCAAACGTAAAAACACACTCCCGTGACTACTACAAGACAGACCCTACTACAAGNNNNNNNNNNNNNNNNNNNNNNNNNNNNNNNNNNNNNNNNNNNNNNNNNNNNNNNNNNNNNNNNNNNNNNNNNNNNNNNNNNNNNNNNNNNNNNNNNNNNNNNNNNNNNNNNNNNNNNNNNNNNNNNNNNNNNNNNNNNNNNNNNNNNNNNNNNNNNNNNNNNNNNNNNNNNNNNNNNNNNNNNNNNNNNNNNNNNNNNNNNNNNNNNNNNNNNNNNNNNNNNNNNNNNNNNNNNNNNNNNNNNNNNNNNNNNNNNNNNNNNNNNNNNNNNNNNNNNNNNNNNNNNNNNNNNNNNNNNNNNNNNNNNNNNNNNNNNNNNNNNNNNNNNNNNNNNNNNNNNNNNNNNNNNNNNNNNNNNNNNNNNNNNNNNNNNNNNNNNNNNNNNNNNNNNNNNNNNNNNNNNNNNNNNNNNNNNNNNNNNNNNNNNNNNNNNNNNNNNNNNNNNNNNNNNNNNNNNNNNNNNNNNNNNNNNNNNNNNNNNNNNNNNNNNNNNNNNNNNNNNNNNNTTTTTTTTTAAATAAACTTATCCTATCTAACCATATCAGATGCACAATCA is a genomic window containing:
- the LOC106303587 gene encoding CBS domain-containing protein CBSX2, chloroplastic-like, giving the protein MGSISLSNSLPIPRLPLHTSSLNPCLPSSFSLPPRRSTFSPRISASAVFAAPSGVNNSVPGKNGGYTVGDFMTGKQHLHVVKPSTSVDDALELLVEKKVTGLPVIDDDWSLVGVVSDYDLLALDSISGRSSQNDTNMFPNVDSSWKTFNELQKLISKTHGKVVGDLMTPSPLVVRGSTNLEDAARLLLETKFRRLPVVDSDGKLIGILTRGNVVRAALQIKRETENST
- the LOC106301853 gene encoding elicitor-responsive protein 3-like: MSTMAGIQGQILEVTVVGCQKLKDTEWFSRQDPYVVLEYSGTRHRTRTCTDGGKNAVFQEKFMFTLLEGLRDLKVAVWNSNTLSTDDFIGNATIQLQKVLSQGYDDCTWTLQTKTGRFAGEVRLILHYAGAKKQNYGSAPSAPPYAPQVPQYSAPPAPSPYSSPPYSGPSPYPQGQYSQPQSAYPPASAYPPPPSTAYPPGPSAYPPGPSAYPPGPSAYPPPPPYPPQPSPYYPQGPYPGQYPPPTY